In the genome of Takifugu rubripes chromosome 18, fTakRub1.2, whole genome shotgun sequence, one region contains:
- the LOC115246491 gene encoding cytidine monophosphate-N-acetylneuraminic acid hydroxylase, whose translation MISQKAQVVLLLDAEVVNSLQVGINFKKSPEDGKSYILYKSKSGLKACKNQCKHQGGLFIKDIEDLDGRTVKCTKHNWKLNMLTMKYMNPPDSFMQDELEVEYLGDGGLQLVELNPPDPWLANPRERLVLKEGEVKVTYLTHACMELQLGERRFMFDPWLKGPAFARGWWLLHEPPADALDRLCAADLIYISHIHSDHLSYPTLKVLSERRPDAPIYVGDTSRPVFWYLEQSQVKLTNINVVPFGVWQNVDEHLRFMILMDGIHPEMDTCIIVEYKGHMILNTVDCTRPNGGRLPQSVDLMMSDFAGGASGFPMTFYGGKYSDSWKADFIKTERKKLLNYKAELVKTLEPRIFCPFAGYFVEAHPSDRYIKDTNVKNSAEALNALINKIRPDTLTWTPKPGSVLDLGLALSDPTNSGAITFPPASTQIYKVSWEFDLYLDELRSAISSEIFKHQNWIQFYYTWAGFQNYNLVIRVIETDDKFVHVTDGWDYLVDFLDLSFPKKRPEREHFYLELKNRLSVMRYVVLHGRLWDDLYIGFQNRISRDPDIYHHRFWNHFQTELPVTRPDWDQFLQLQASTNGVKTRVEERRSLCVVS comes from the exons ATGATATCCCAGAAAGCACAGGTAGTACTTCTGCTGGATGCTGAAGTGGTGAACTCACTCCAAGTGGGAATCAATTTCAAGAAAAGCCCAGAGGATGGCAAAAGTTACATTTTATATAAGAGCAAGAGTGGCCTTAAAGCATGCAAAAACCAATGCAAACACCAGGGTGGCTTATTTATAAAAGATATTGAAGACCTTGATGGCAG GACAGTAAAATGCACTAAACACAACTGGAAGTTAAACATGTTAACAATGAAATATATGAATCCACCAGACAGCTTCATGCAGGATGAACTGG AGGTTGAGTACTTGGGCGATGGGGGACTTCAGTTGGTGGAGTTAAACCCCCCTGATCCCTGGTTGGCCAACCCTCGGGAACGTCTGGTGCTCAAAGAAGGAGAAGTCAAA GTGACTTACTTGACGCATGCCTGCATGGAGCTACAGCTTGGAGAGCGGCGGTTCATGTTTGACCCTTGGCTAAAAGGCCCTGCATTTGCTAGAGGCTGGTGGCTTCTCCATGAACCTCCAGCTGATGCTCTGGACAGACTTTGTGCGGCTGACCTAATTTACATTAGCCACATACACTCTGACCACCTGAG TTATCCCACTCTGAAGGTCCTCTCAGAGAGAAGGCCAGATGCCCCCATCTATGTTGGAGACACTTCAAGGCCCGTCTTTTG GTACCTGGAACAAAGTCAGGTCAAGCTGACAAACATAAATGTGGTGCCTTTTGGTGTCTGGCAAAAT GTTGACGAACACCTGAGATTCATGATCCTAATGGATGGCATACACCCTGAAATGGACACCTGCATCATTGTTGAGTATAAAG gtcacatgatcctGAATACTGTGGATTGCACCAGACCAAATGGCGGCAGGTTACCACAGAGTGTGGATCTAATGATGAGTGACTTTGCTGGGGGTGCATCTGGGTTCCCAATGACCTTCTATGGAGGGAAATACAGTG ATTCATGGAAGGCTGACTTCATCAAGACCGAAAGGAAAAAGCTGCTGAATTACAAAGCTGAGCTGGTGAAGACTCTGGAGCCGAGAATCTTCTGCCCATTTGCCGGCTACTTTGTTGAGGCTCACCCATCGGACAG ATATATTAAAGACACCAATGTTAAAAACAGTGCCGAGGCCCTCAATGCACTCATCAATAAAATTAGACCAGACACCCTGACATGGACGCCTAAACCAGGCTCGGTTCTGGATCTTGGCCTTGCTCTAAGTGATCCCACCAACAG TGGGGCCATCACATTTCCTCCAGCCAGCACACAAATATACAAGGTCAGCTGGGAGTTCGACTTGTATTTGGATGAGCTGCGCAGCGCCATCAGCTCTGAGATATTTAAACACCAGAACTGGATCCAGTTTTATTACACCTGGGCAGGTTTTCAAAACTACAACCTTGTAATACGG GTGATTGAGACGGACGACAAGTTTGTGCATGTGACTGATGGCTGGGACTACTTGGTGGACTTTCTGGATCTGTCCTTTCCCAAGAAGAGGCCTGAGAGAGAGCATTTCTACCTCGAG ctgaagAACAGGCTTAGCGTGATGAGGTATGTGGTGCTGCATGGCCGCCTCTGGGATGACCTGTACATCGGTTTTCAGAATCGCATCAGCCGAGACCCAGACATCTATCACCACAG GTTCTGGAATCACTTCCAGACAGAGCTACCAGTTACAAGACCGGACTGGGACCAGTTTCTACAGCTGCAAGCCTCCACCAATGGGGTCAAGACAAGAGTAGAGGAGCGGCGGAGCCTTTGTGTTGTCTCCTGA
- the LOC101068086 gene encoding GLIPR1-like protein 1: protein MASAVKTLLWAWVIGKSVVSLVTIPEITDESFIDECVRGHNRARSSVRPAASDMLYMTWDKDLSVTAREWARRCLFEHNPERNLVGPTHPNFSFVGENLWTVYPPTLFNASVAIQNWVDENRNYDYDSDTCTDVCDHYKQVVWATTTKVGCAAHLCPNGVQTTNFADKEGIIFVCNYAPAGIINGAQPYRTEGKFCSGCEGVCVEKLCRRRERESLQSSDVDIDWDSFQNPTDFDYRRILIIRPLGLVATLAAAYGFHHLYPNIFCYE, encoded by the exons ATGGCGAGTGCAGTGAAGACGTTACTGTGGGCCTGGGTTATCGGCAAGTCTGTCGTGTCTCTTGTAACCATACCTGAAATCACCGACGAGTCGTTCATAGACGAGTGTGTGAGGGGACATAACCGGGCGCGGTCGTCCGTCAGGCCAGCTGCCAGTGACATGCTCTACATG ACATGGGACAAGGATTTATCCGTGACTGCGAGGGAATGGGCCAGAAGGTGTTTGTTCGAGCACAACCCAGAACGGAATCTTGTTGGACCTACGCACCCTAATTTCTCATTTGTGGGTGAAAACCTATGGACGGTCTACCCACCAACACTGTTCAATGCATCTGTTGCCATTCAAAACTGGGTGGATGAGAACCGGAACTATGACTATGACAGTGACACCTGCACCGATGTCTGTGACCACTACAAGCAG GTTGTCTGGGCAACCACAACCAAAGTTGGCTGCGCTGCCCACTTGTGCCCAAATGGAGTCCAAACCACCAACTTTGCTGATAAAGAAGGCATCATTTTTGTGTGCAACTACGCTCCAGC GGGGATCATAAATGGAGCACAACCATATAGAACTGAAGGAAAGTTTTGTTCTGGATGTGAAGGCGTCTGCGTGGAGAAACTCTGTC GAAGACGCGAAAGAGAGTCACTGCAAA GCTCTGATGTGGACATAGACTGGGATTCTTTTCAAAACCCAACTGATTTTGACTATAGAAGGATTCTGATCATCCGGCCCCTCGGACTCGTCGCCACCTTGGCCGCTGCATATGGATTCCACCACTTATACCCCAACATCTTCTGCTATGAATAG
- the LOC101068315 gene encoding KRR1 small subunit processome component homolog produces MASSTTGDGVTQAQTPKKLKKTTNEVNESELLTVPDGWKEPSFTREDNLHGLLEESSFATLFPKYREAYLKECWPLVEKALADVHIKATMDLIEGSMTVHTTRKTFDPYAIIRARDLIKLLARSVPFEQAVRILQDDIACDIIKIGTLVRNKERFVKRRQRLIGPKGSTLKALELLTNCYVMVQGNTVSALGSFSGLKEVRKVVMDTMKNIHPIYNIKTLMIKRELAKDPELRAQNWERFLPKFRRKNLAKRREPKKKAVKKEYTPFPPSQPESKVDQELATGEFFLRESVKKRKKMEAIKVKQAEVLSKKKEERNKHFIPPKEKPLMKKSTEGPTESKLDIEAIKMKVKRAKTKKLGALPVSAAPPSSSSSKNKRKNKG; encoded by the exons ATGGCGTCTTCCACGACGGGAGATGGTGTGACACAGGCGCAAACGCCGAAAAAATtgaaaaagacaacaaatgaAG TGAATGAGTCTGAATTGCTGACTGTTCCTGATGGATGGAAAGAGCCTTCTTTCACCAGAGAGGACAACCTGCATGgtctgctggaggagagcagcttTGCTACCCTCTTCCCCAAATATAGAGAAGCATATCTGAAAGAATGCTGGCCACTGGTGGAGAAAGCGTTGGCCGATGTC CACATTAAAGCGACGATGGACCTGATTGAAGGCAGCATGACTGTTCATACCACCAGGAAAACATTTGACCCTTATGCTATCATCAGGGCCAGAGATCTCATCAAACTGCTGGCCCGCAGTGTCCCATTTGAACAG GCAGTACGGATATTACAGGATGACATTGCATGTGACATTATCAAAATTGGGACCCTGGTGAGAAACAAGGAGCGGTTCGTCAAGAGAAGGCAGAGACTGATCGGCCCCAAAGGCTCGACCCTAAAA GCTTTGGAGTTGCTGACCAACTGCTATGTGATGGTGCAGGGAAACACTGTGTCAGCTTTGGGATCCTTCAGTGGCCTGAAAGAG GTCCGCAAAGTTGTGATGGACACGATGAAGAACATTCATCCCATCTATAACATCAAG ACACTAATGATCAAACGGGAGCTGGCCAAAGACCCGGAACTGCGGGCGCAGAACTGGGAACGGTTCCTGCCCAAGTTCCGACGCAAAAACTTGGCCAAGCGGCGTGAGCCGaagaagaaggctgtgaagaaggAGTACACGCCattccctccatcacaaccaGAGAgcaag GTGGACCAGGAGCTGGCCACAGGAGAGTTCTTCTTGCGTGAAAGtgtgaaaaagaggaagaaaatggaagCAATCAAG gtgAAGCAAGCGGAGGTTCTGagcaagaaaaaagaagagcGAAACAAACACTTCATTCCTCCGAAAGAGAAGCCGCTAATGAAGAAATCCACTGAAG GTCCAACAGAAAGCAAGCTGGACATTGAAGCCATTAAGATGAAAGTAAAAAGAGCGAAAACCAAGAAACTGGGAGCTCTGCCGGTGAGCGCTgctcctcccagcagcagcagcagcaagaacaaaaggaaaaacaaaggctAA
- the LOC115246692 gene encoding uncharacterized protein — MNSFKISLIVVVLWPQVVAAQPDPSLSFEAFDDISFSLCWMSKGDVLDRENASVWLNGVALTSVRKLGKVISLTVSPGVENTLTLQYRGSAQSWTLKITPGTTLTKVRGDQKPQQQPLSDTKGFQDILSPDEAFACENGTLFFHQDENFFLAFGYTARLAVVLQFSSSSMLMVSWTEKDETVSRTTLYQSELDSYTNLGMDTTTNNHYSFTALESCSSYVVCVEIAGTQSFTCLAAVTDPDIPQDLKVLSWNGTTISLVWAPPENKKYSLFLVSAFYLNGTDHVTEEVHLWHTEESLVFVLSDLHPCSRVRFGLQTVCEKGIESQYSEMVHNDGNSLYSSVEALCQTSYGPNNYTLTWEVRNTSSISKFRVYHEGALQGTTHFTNYTVDGLLPCQEYQAKVEALCGDDVVMNVQTVATHTGLHGVSDLKYRSNDSTAMWVSSGEHPGIAFLYELSLLNGTTLHKSQVTDTEVHLPGLDDSKSYLLDVWEQCEGQWESERAQLCIEGANSSLMMFLRAVGPILDQELQLNFSRFGLTVVVPWSLPQDLQDNASEPRHTMKEIIREKLQSLLQGFKQSVHVEVSSVEPAAHPNKTEIVFMTFDVSQTEHLLLPAAEQLKYIRLRNESNIKITDSSIYWDIPDLCASSKHALCPPNSLCVNTLGYYTCVCQHGYYDVRFFMQPQVLQHPVCNEKGLFSQCLHNMVAGGIAKAYLMSRLGGKVDVKLNEGQCKVQEQDMFYYFRTSQKTSKCGTKRQVNRTHIEFQNMLSVSLRKTKIIRRRDFKIIWKCVYPRHYTRNTGVSVGTDWLSTLSLVEFSSSLQLGLIMTLYTNDSYMHQYTSVVQLESEDVLFFQVALQTNNTFASDVLLQVDSCWATESRHPDDAVQGILLQDGCPIDETFQWLSVNGGAQRSRFSVEMFTMPQGLPLYIHCLANICGPDEECSKDCSSHSRAKRSVLHANGRRKLGAVVSAGPVLVNARVQESTSSFWTEHMRMIFTVAGLIGFLIVTVLSVTASKAIMTYYERLRLKVFYQ, encoded by the exons at GAACTCCTTCAAGATTTCGTTAATTGTCGTCGTTCTGTGGCCTCAGGTAGTAGCCGCCCAACCAGACCCTTCTCTGTCGTTTG AGGCTTTTGACGACATCTCCTTCTCGCTGTGCTGGATGAGCAAAGGTGACGTTCTGGACAG AGAAAATGCGAGCGTTTGGCTCAATGGTGTAGCTCTGACGTCTGTCCGAAAGCTCGGTAAAGTGATCTCCCTGACTGTGTCTCCTGGTGTGGAAAACACGCTAACCCTTCAGTACCGAGGCTCTGCCCAGTCATGGACTTTAAAAATTACGCCTG GTACAACACTGACTAAAGTTAGAGGAGATCaaaaaccacagcagcagccattaAGTGACACTAAG GGCTTCCAGGATATATTAAGCCCTGATGAGGCTTTTGCCTGTGAAAACGGGACACTGTTTTTCCACCAAGATGAGAACTTCTTCCTCGCCTTTG GTTACACGGCACGTCTCGCTGTGGTGCTCCAGTTCAGCTCTTCATCTATGTTAATGGTGTCCTGGACAGAGAAAGATGAAACTGTCAGCAGAACTACCCTGTACCAATCTGAGCTGGACAGCTACACCAATCTTGGCATGGATACAACCACTAACAATCACTACAGCTTCACAGCTCTGGAGTCCTGCAGCTCCTATGTAGTCTGTGTGGAGATTGCAGGGACGCAGTCTTTTACCTGCCTTGCTGCAGTCACTG ATCCAGATATTCCACAAGACTTAAAAGTGTTGTCCTGGAACGGCACTACCATATCTCTGGTCTGGGCTCCACCGGAGAACAAAAAGTATTCCCTCTTCCTCGTTAGTGCCTTCTACCTAAATGGAACCGATCATGTGACGGAGGAGGTCCACCTATGGCACACAGAAGAGAGCCTGGTTTTTGTCTTGTCCGACCTCCACCCCTGTAGCCGGGTGAGGTTTGGACTCCAAACTGTGTGTGAAAAAGGAATAGAATCCCAATATAGCGAGATGGTCCATAACGATGGAAACTCCC TTTACTCCAGTGTTGAGGCTTTATGTCAGACATCATATGGCCCCAACAACTACACTCTGACCTGGGAAGTGAGGAACACATCGTCCATCTCAAAGTTCCGAGTGTACCATGAGGGGGCGCTACAGGGAACAACCCACTTTACCAACTACACAGTCGATGGGCTGCTGCCATGTCAAGAATACCAGGCCAAGGTGGAGGCGCTGTGTGGAGATGATGTGGTTATGAATGTCCAGACagtggcaacacacacag GACTTCATGGTGTGTCTGACCTCAAGTATCGCTCAAATGACTCCACTGCCATGTGGGTGTCCAGTGGAGAACACCCAGGGATCGCCTTTCTTTACGAGCTCTCTCTATTGAATGGCACCACTTTGCATAAGAGCCAGGTGACTGACACAGAAGTGCATCTCCCAGGACTAGATGACAGTAAAAGCTACCTCCTTGATGTGTGGGAGCAATGTGAGGGACAGTGGGAGTCGGAACGTGCTCAGCTCTGTATTGAAGGAGCTAATTCTTCACTGATGATGTTCCTAAGGGCTGTTGGACCTATTCTAGATCAAG AGCTGCAATTAAATTTTTCCAGATTTGGTCTTACTGTGGTTGTACCCTGGTCACTACCTCAAGATTTGCAAGATAATGCATCAGAGCCAAGACATACAATGAAGGAGATTATCAGAGAGAAG ctgcagaGTCTTTTGCAAGGCTTTAAGCAGTCAGTCCATGTTGAGGTGTCCAGTGTTGAGCCTGCAGCCCACCCGAACAAAACGGAGATTGTGTTCATGACTTTTGATGTGTCCCAAACGGAACATttgctgctacctgctgctgaGCAGCTGAAATATATTCGCTTGCGGAATGAAAGCAACATCAAGATTACAGATTCGAGCATTTACTGGGACA TTCCAGATCTGTGTGCCTCATCCAAGCATGCTTTGTGTCCACCTAACTCTTTGTGCGTCAACACTCTGGGCTACTACACATGTGTGTGCCAACATGGATATTATGACGTGAGGTTTTTTATGCAACCACAGGTACTTCAGCATCCTGTCTGCAATG AAAAAGGCCTTTTCAGCCAGTGTCTGCATAATATGGTTGCTGGCGGTATAGCAAAGGCCTACTTGATGTCTCGTCTTGGTGGAAAGGTGGATGTAAAGTTGAATGAAGGACAGTGCAAGGTGCAAGAGCAGGACATGTTCTATTACTTCAGAACTTCACAAAAGACATCTAAATGTGGAACTAAGAGACAA GTCAACAGGACCCACATCGAGTTCCAGAATATGCTCTCTGTGTCCCTGCGCAAAACGAAAATCATCCGCCGGCGGGATTTTAAAATCATCTGGAAGTGCGTCTACCCTCGACATTACACTCGCAACACTGGCGTCAGTGTGGGCACGGACTG GCTCTCCACCTTATCCCTGGTGGAGTTCTCCTCCTCACTCCAGCTGGGGCTGATCATGACGCTGTACACCAATGATTCTTACATGCACCAGTACACCAGTGTCGTACAACTGGAAAGTGAAGACGTGCTGTTTTTCCAAGTGGCATTGCAAACCAACAACACGTTTGCCTcagatgttctcctgcaggtggaTTCCTGCTGGGCCACTGAGAGCAGACACCCGGATGATGCAGTCCAAGGCATCCTGCTTCAGGATGG TTGTCCCATTGATGAGACATTCCAGTGGCTCTCTGTTAATGGTGGTGCCCAGAGGAGCAGATTCTCTGTTGAGATGTTCACCATGCCTCAGGGGTTGCCCCTCTACATTCACTGTCTGGCCAACATATGTGGACCCGATGAAGAATGTTCGAAG GATTGTAGCAGCCACAGTCGTGCTAAGAGGTCGGTACTGCATGCTAACGGGAGGAGGAAACTAGGCGCTGTGGTTTCTGCTGGGCCTGTGCTGGTCAACGCAAGAGTCCAAGAGTCCACATCTTCCTTTT GGACGGAACACATGAGGATGATCTTCACTGTTGCAGGATTGATAGGATTTTTAATTGTAACTGTTCTCTCAGTGACTGCATCTAAAGCAATCATGACTTATTATGAACGTCTACGTCTTAAAGTGTTTTATCaatga